A window of Metabacillus sp. B2-18 contains these coding sequences:
- a CDS encoding IS3 family transposase (programmed frameshift): MSKKLFTEKEIKLLSKNPYVKSVSSKGITYSDEFKQHFVSEFSKGKLSRQIFEEAGFDVEIIGMQRIKSSSERWRNTYKTEGLLGLKDTRKNNSGRPRVKELSLEEKYARLEAKMNLVKAENELPKKDSYVRKGAEEVRLPSSQRYILIREVIEKYNLKHMVKFLCDVAGVSRSGYYNYFSAKSEEQRKRQEVRDEEAKALILKAFHFKGRKKGARQIKMTLAGQFQCVFNLKRVRRIMKKYNIFCPIRKANPYKRMMKATQEHRVVPNILNRQFKQGIPYNVLLTDITYMHYHNGQRAYLSVIKDGSTGEILAYHLSDRITMELATNTLHKLKKNRNYKKAKDALIHSDQGTHYTHPGFQKLVKKMGLRQSMSRRGNCWDNAPIESFFGHLKDEANIKPCKTLDELKREIDKYITYYNHHRYQWNLKKMTPVKYRDHLLQAA, encoded by the exons ATGAGTAAAAAGCTATTTACAGAAAAAGAAATCAAACTATTATCTAAAAACCCATATGTGAAATCGGTCAGTTCAAAGGGAATTACTTACTCGGATGAGTTTAAACAACATTTTGTATCTGAATTCAGTAAGGGGAAGCTTTCAAGACAAATCTTTGAAGAAGCTGGATTTGATGTTGAAATTATTGGCATGCAAAGAATTAAATCTTCTTCAGAGCGTTGGAGAAACACTTATAAAACTGAAGGCTTGTTGGGGCTTAAAGACACTAGGAAAAATAATTCTGGAAGACCGCGAGTAAAAGAACTGTCCCTTGAGGAGAAGTATGCAAGATTAGAAGCTAAGATGAATCTTGTAAAGGCAGAAAATGAACTCC CTAAAAAAGATTCGTATGTTAGAAAGGGGGCTGAAGAAGTAAGGCTTCCTTCTAGTCAGAGGTACATTCTTATTCGTGAGGTTATTGAAAAATACAACCTAAAACACATGGTGAAATTCCTTTGTGACGTTGCCGGGGTGTCACGAAGTGGTTACTATAATTATTTCTCAGCTAAGTCCGAAGAACAAAGGAAACGTCAGGAAGTGAGGGATGAAGAAGCTAAAGCATTAATTTTAAAAGCCTTCCACTTTAAAGGTCGAAAGAAAGGGGCACGCCAAATTAAGATGACATTGGCGGGTCAATTTCAGTGTGTCTTTAATTTGAAACGTGTTCGCAGAATTATGAAGAAATACAATATTTTCTGTCCTATTAGAAAAGCTAACCCATATAAAAGAATGATGAAGGCAACCCAAGAACATCGCGTTGTGCCAAACATATTAAACCGCCAATTTAAGCAAGGGATTCCATATAACGTACTTCTTACTGACATCACTTATATGCATTACCATAATGGCCAAAGAGCTTATTTATCAGTAATTAAAGATGGATCAACAGGTGAAATTCTAGCTTATCATCTATCGGATCGTATCACCATGGAGTTAGCTACAAACACCTTGCACAAGTTAAAGAAGAACCGAAACTATAAGAAAGCTAAAGACGCTCTCATTCATTCAGATCAAGGAACTCACTACACCCATCCAGGATTCCAAAAGCTTGTGAAGAAAATGGGATTACGGCAATCTATGTCTAGACGGGGAAACTGTTGGGATAACGCACCAATAGAATCATTCTTTGGCCACCTTAAAGACGAAGCAAATATTAAGCCATGTAAAACTTTGGACGAACTAAAACGCGAAATAGACAAATACATCACTTACTATAACCATCATAGATATCAATGGAACCTAAAAAAGATGACCCCTGTAAAATACAGAGATCATCTTCTTCAGGCTGCTTAA
- a CDS encoding MFS transporter — MQGRCVKTRRIHYSWIILIITFFSIIVAGIIRSSSGVFIDPFEQEFGWDRSLISLAFAIGLFLYGISGPFMAALVEVIGLKKMMIYSMITMIIGLLLTFVMQESWQLILIWGVIIGVGSAVFLTVLSPYVANHWFVEKRGLAVGILTASTATGQLLLLPVLAFIIEKYSWRFAIGAILAIGLLMFMMIILFMKSSPKDLGILPYGQTKEVLDPEQGKKKNPISLALSVLLDAIRVKEFWLLAGSFFICGLSTNGLIGTHFVSYCIGFGIPLVTAASLLSFMGIFDLIGTTLSGWLSDRFDNRWLLFWYYSLRGASLLFLPFAVMEGSFTLLVIFSVFYGLDWIATVPPTISISRQVFGVEKSVIVYGWIFASHQVGAAVAAYGGGLLFKMFNSYTWAFILAGIFCGFGSLFVLAIKKTKPEPHQLGKSIQG; from the coding sequence ATACAGGGGAGGTGCGTTAAAACGAGAAGAATTCATTACAGCTGGATCATATTAATTATCACGTTCTTTTCAATTATTGTGGCAGGTATTATAAGATCTTCTTCAGGGGTGTTTATTGATCCTTTTGAACAAGAATTTGGCTGGGATCGCTCACTTATTTCATTAGCCTTTGCCATAGGGCTTTTTTTATATGGAATTTCTGGCCCATTTATGGCTGCTCTAGTCGAAGTGATAGGCTTAAAAAAGATGATGATCTACTCAATGATCACAATGATTATTGGCCTTTTACTAACATTCGTTATGCAAGAATCTTGGCAATTGATATTGATTTGGGGAGTTATTATTGGGGTTGGTTCTGCTGTCTTTCTTACTGTTTTAAGCCCATATGTAGCAAATCATTGGTTTGTTGAAAAAAGGGGACTTGCTGTTGGAATTCTAACGGCAAGCACGGCTACAGGACAGTTATTATTACTTCCCGTATTAGCTTTCATTATTGAAAAATACTCCTGGCGTTTTGCTATCGGCGCTATTTTAGCAATAGGTTTGTTAATGTTTATGATGATTATTTTGTTTATGAAAAGCAGCCCAAAGGATTTAGGAATTCTCCCTTATGGACAAACGAAAGAAGTGTTAGATCCTGAGCAAGGTAAAAAGAAAAACCCCATATCCCTTGCGTTATCTGTATTATTAGATGCTATTAGAGTAAAAGAATTTTGGCTGTTAGCCGGAAGTTTTTTTATTTGTGGGCTTTCTACAAACGGATTAATAGGTACTCATTTTGTTTCATATTGTATAGGATTTGGCATTCCGTTAGTGACTGCAGCTTCTTTACTTTCTTTTATGGGGATTTTTGATCTCATAGGAACCACTCTTTCTGGTTGGCTTTCAGATCGTTTTGATAACCGCTGGCTTTTATTTTGGTACTACAGTTTAAGAGGAGCATCACTTTTATTCCTACCGTTTGCGGTAATGGAAGGTTCTTTTACCTTGTTAGTGATCTTCTCAGTGTTCTATGGATTAGATTGGATTGCAACCGTTCCACCAACAATCAGTATTTCAAGACAAGTATTTGGTGTTGAGAAAAGTGTAATTGTGTATGGCTGGATTTTTGCCTCACACCAAGTAGGAGCTGCAGTAGCGGCATATGGGGGAGGACTGCTTTTTAAGATGTTTAATTCTTATACATGGGCATTTATTTTAGCTGGTATTTTTTGTGGATTTGGTAGTTTATTTGTGTTAGCAATTAAAAAAACAAAACCAGAACCCCATCAACTAGGAAAATCAATACAAGGTTAA
- a CDS encoding VOC family protein has product MILNKVGAIFIPVSDIRKAREWYCSLLNLEPTYEILFDHLCCIPMDNNGLNIVLDSKIYMKDSYAKTPMFHFNTDDIHQAYQFLQEKGVEIVTNIEHGHSFNIQDPDGNMLMICKVS; this is encoded by the coding sequence ATGATCTTAAATAAAGTTGGAGCCATTTTTATACCAGTTAGTGATATTAGAAAAGCTCGAGAGTGGTATTGCTCACTATTAAACTTAGAGCCTACATATGAGATTTTGTTTGATCATCTTTGTTGCATTCCAATGGACAATAATGGATTAAATATTGTACTAGATAGTAAGATCTATATGAAGGATTCTTACGCAAAAACACCGATGTTTCATTTTAATACTGATGATATTCACCAAGCTTATCAGTTTTTGCAAGAGAAAGGAGTAGAAATTGTGACAAACATTGAGCATGGACATTCGTTTAATATTCAAGATCCTGATGGGAATATGCTGATGATTTGTAAGGTTTCTTAA
- a CDS encoding ribose-phosphate diphosphokinase: MSNHYEDPNLKIFSLNSDPSLSTRISEILGVELGKCSVTRFSDGEIQINIEESIRGCDVYIIQSISDPVNEHLMELLIMVDALKRASAKTINLVIPYYGYARQDRKARAREPITAKLVANLLETAGSTRVIALDLHAPQIQGFFDIPIDHLLGVPILSQYFLDKNLEDLVIVSPDHGGVTRARKLADRLKAPIAIIDKRRPRPNVVEVMNIVGNIEGKTAILIDDIIDTAGTITLAANALTENGAKEVYACCTHPVLSGPAIERIQNSNIKELVITDSITLPESKRIDKIVELSVAPLIGEAIKRIHEKQSVDELVQ; the protein is encoded by the coding sequence ATGTCTAATCACTATGAAGATCCTAATTTGAAAATTTTTTCACTAAACTCTGATCCTTCTCTATCAACAAGAATTAGTGAAATCCTTGGAGTTGAATTAGGAAAGTGTTCTGTTACTCGCTTTAGTGACGGAGAAATCCAAATAAATATTGAAGAAAGTATTCGTGGTTGCGATGTTTATATCATTCAATCAATCAGTGACCCAGTAAACGAACATTTAATGGAACTGCTCATCATGGTAGATGCACTTAAGCGTGCTTCAGCCAAAACAATCAATTTGGTCATTCCGTACTATGGATACGCAAGACAAGATCGTAAAGCGAGAGCAAGGGAGCCAATTACTGCAAAGCTTGTTGCAAATCTTCTTGAAACAGCAGGTTCAACCCGTGTTATCGCTCTAGACTTGCATGCACCACAAATTCAAGGATTCTTTGACATTCCTATTGACCATCTTTTAGGAGTTCCTATCCTTTCGCAATACTTCTTAGATAAGAATTTAGAGGATCTTGTGATCGTTTCACCAGATCATGGTGGTGTAACACGTGCTCGTAAATTAGCAGATCGTCTAAAGGCTCCTATTGCCATTATTGATAAAAGACGTCCAAGACCTAATGTTGTAGAAGTGATGAATATTGTCGGGAACATCGAAGGAAAAACAGCGATTCTTATCGATGATATTATAGACACAGCAGGCACAATTACGTTAGCGGCAAACGCATTAACAGAAAATGGTGCAAAAGAAGTGTATGCATGTTGTACACATCCAGTTTTATCAGGACCGGCAATCGAACGTATTCAAAATTCAAACATTAAAGAACTCGTTATAACAGATTCGATTACACTTCCAGAATCCAAAAGAATTGATAAAATCGTTGAACTTTCTGTTGCTCCTTTAATAGGTGAAGCGATTAAACGAATTCACGAAAAACAATCAGTAGACGAGCTAGTACAGTAG
- a CDS encoding DinB family protein gives MINKPAADEFNSYFAKYVDIVPKGDIIQLLQQQNNETIDLLKNYSETQGLFKYTPNKWSIKEVIGHLSDTERILSFTLLCIARGEDMSLHRYDKDAYIKNADFNRKSIKKLLEDFSVVRQSTLQFIKTLTSEDLQRKGTALGSEVTAKALVFILAGHELHHLKIIKEAYLGAEDFPN, from the coding sequence ATGATCAATAAACCAGCTGCAGATGAATTTAATTCGTATTTTGCAAAATATGTAGACATAGTGCCTAAAGGTGACATTATCCAATTATTACAACAACAAAATAACGAAACTATTGACTTACTTAAGAATTATTCTGAAACACAAGGGTTATTTAAATATACACCTAACAAATGGAGTATCAAGGAAGTGATTGGGCATCTCTCAGATACCGAACGTATTTTAAGTTTCACCCTTCTTTGTATCGCCAGAGGGGAAGACATGTCTCTTCATAGATATGATAAAGATGCCTACATTAAAAACGCTGACTTTAATAGAAAGTCTATTAAAAAGTTGCTAGAAGATTTTTCTGTTGTTCGTCAAAGCACTTTACAATTTATCAAAACACTTACCTCAGAAGATTTACAAAGAAAAGGTACAGCACTTGGTTCTGAAGTAACGGCAAAAGCACTTGTTTTTATTTTAGCAGGACATGAGCTACATCACCTTAAGATTATAAAGGAAGCGTATCTTGGGGCTGAAGATTTTCCTAATTAA
- the thrS gene encoding threonine--tRNA ligase has protein sequence MNVVKIELPDGKIKECQKGIPVSMLAESISSSLKKNAVAGKVNNHLVDLSYKLEQDAKVSILTLDSEEGLQILRHSTAHVLAQAVKRVFGNVKLGIGSVIEDGFYYDMNLEELSLTSNDLEKIEKEMENIIKENLEIKRIEVSYDEAEKLFLEKGENYKVEILKDIPKNEKLSLYQQGEFIDLCRGPHLPSTGFIKAFKLTRVSGAYWRGDNQNDVLQRVYGVAFKKKNDLKDYLFYLEEAAKRDHRKLGKQLELFMFSEEAPGMPFYLRNGQIIRNELERFSRELQNEAYYDEVRTPFMMNQQLWEKSGHWDHYHENMYFSEVDSTKFALKPMNCPGHMLIFKNSLYSYRDLPIRMAEFGQVHRHEYSGALNGLLRVRTFCQDDAHLFVRDDQIQDEIKQVFQLIDKVYRTFGFEYSVELSTRPEDSLGDDQLWEISEAALKNVLEDLEVSYQLNEGDGAFYGPKIDFHIKDALKRSHQCATIQLDFQMPDKFDLSYINQNNEKVRPVVIHRAIFGSIDRFLGILIEHFAGAFPVWLAPTQVQIIPVSHVHLDYCLQIQAELKDALVRVKIDSSNEKLGYKIREAQMKKTPYMLVLGDQEMENGKVNVRKYGGHQSESVSIQEFKEEIVRKISGRCL, from the coding sequence ATGAATGTTGTGAAAATTGAATTACCAGATGGGAAAATAAAAGAATGTCAGAAAGGTATTCCTGTTAGTATGCTAGCTGAATCGATAAGCTCTAGTTTAAAAAAGAATGCGGTAGCAGGGAAAGTGAATAATCATTTGGTTGATCTCAGCTACAAACTTGAACAAGATGCAAAAGTTTCAATTTTAACTCTTGATAGTGAAGAAGGTTTGCAAATCCTAAGGCATTCAACTGCACATGTGTTGGCTCAAGCGGTGAAAAGAGTATTTGGAAATGTAAAATTAGGAATTGGTTCAGTGATTGAGGATGGTTTTTATTATGATATGAATCTGGAGGAGCTTAGCTTAACATCAAATGATTTAGAAAAAATTGAAAAAGAGATGGAAAACATCATCAAAGAAAACTTAGAGATTAAACGAATTGAAGTTTCTTATGATGAAGCAGAAAAGCTTTTTTTAGAAAAGGGAGAGAATTACAAGGTAGAAATTTTAAAAGATATTCCGAAAAATGAAAAGCTGTCACTATATCAACAAGGTGAATTTATTGATCTTTGCCGTGGTCCACATCTTCCATCAACTGGTTTTATAAAAGCATTTAAATTAACTCGTGTATCAGGTGCCTACTGGAGAGGCGATAACCAGAATGATGTGCTTCAACGAGTTTATGGAGTGGCCTTTAAAAAGAAAAACGACTTAAAGGATTATCTCTTTTATTTAGAAGAAGCAGCAAAACGAGATCATCGAAAGCTAGGAAAACAATTAGAGCTGTTTATGTTCTCAGAGGAAGCACCAGGAATGCCATTTTATTTACGAAATGGCCAGATTATTAGAAATGAACTTGAAAGGTTTTCGCGTGAACTTCAAAATGAAGCATACTATGACGAGGTACGTACTCCTTTTATGATGAATCAACAGTTATGGGAAAAATCAGGTCACTGGGATCATTATCATGAAAACATGTATTTTTCAGAAGTTGATTCAACAAAGTTTGCTTTAAAACCAATGAATTGTCCGGGGCATATGCTTATTTTTAAAAATAGTCTTTATTCATATCGAGATTTACCGATTCGAATGGCTGAATTCGGTCAAGTTCATCGCCACGAATACAGTGGGGCATTAAATGGACTTCTTCGGGTTCGTACATTTTGTCAAGATGATGCACATCTTTTTGTTCGTGACGATCAAATTCAAGATGAAATTAAACAGGTGTTTCAATTAATTGATAAAGTTTATCGTACTTTTGGATTTGAGTATTCTGTTGAGCTCTCCACTAGACCCGAGGATTCTTTAGGAGATGATCAACTATGGGAAATATCTGAGGCTGCATTAAAAAATGTTCTTGAAGATTTGGAGGTCAGCTATCAGTTGAACGAAGGTGATGGTGCTTTTTACGGACCTAAAATTGACTTTCATATTAAAGATGCTTTAAAAAGAAGCCATCAATGTGCAACAATTCAACTAGATTTTCAAATGCCGGATAAGTTTGATTTGTCTTATATTAATCAAAACAACGAAAAAGTGCGTCCTGTTGTGATTCATCGTGCAATATTCGGTTCAATCGATCGGTTTTTAGGGATATTAATTGAACATTTTGCAGGTGCTTTCCCTGTTTGGCTCGCACCAACACAAGTGCAAATTATTCCAGTGTCACATGTTCACTTGGATTATTGCCTACAGATTCAAGCGGAGCTAAAGGATGCTTTGGTCAGAGTAAAAATTGATTCTAGTAACGAAAAACTTGGGTACAAAATTAGAGAAGCTCAGATGAAGAAAACTCCGTATATGCTTGTATTGGGAGATCAAGAAATGGAAAATGGGAAAGTAAATGTTCGAAAGTATGGAGGTCATCAGTCGGAAAGTGTATCTATTCAGGAATTTAAAGAGGAAATTGTAAGAAAAATAAGCGGACGCTGCTTATAA
- a CDS encoding YibE/F family protein translates to MSRQIIFYTLLVFFFIVSMFFVHNNYSFYDQPIAKITKTHLVETTETVDPHENVDKLFTQHIEAVIKNGEHRGETISLTNEYSSSGAYDQKFEAGNELFISIDTEESSTLTGTIKDVKRDKYVVFIAWIFIFTLLIVGKKQGLFSIISLAVNAVLLSYALDVYMNTSGVSLLVVCGISAILFTIISLLLVNGFNGKTYAAVISTILGTFISLLIAIIVMWVTAEEGLRYEEMQFLTRPPQTVFIAGVLIGSLGAVMDVAITMSSSVYGLYEENHNISIKALKKSGMDIGKDIMGTMTNILFFAYVSGAITMLILYFKNSSPLTYTLSINLSLELARALAGGIGIVLTIPIGLYTSILFINLRKRTKS, encoded by the coding sequence ATGTCTAGGCAAATCATTTTTTATACTCTTTTAGTATTTTTCTTTATTGTTTCTATGTTTTTTGTACATAATAACTACTCTTTTTATGATCAACCTATTGCTAAAATTACTAAAACTCATTTAGTCGAAACAACTGAGACGGTCGATCCTCACGAAAATGTTGATAAGCTTTTTACTCAGCATATAGAAGCAGTGATAAAAAACGGAGAACATCGAGGAGAAACTATTTCCTTAACAAATGAGTATTCATCATCTGGAGCATATGATCAAAAATTCGAAGCTGGAAATGAATTGTTTATTTCGATAGATACAGAGGAAAGTTCGACTTTAACTGGAACGATCAAAGATGTAAAGCGTGATAAATATGTTGTATTCATAGCATGGATTTTCATCTTTACTCTACTGATTGTCGGGAAAAAACAAGGGCTTTTTTCAATCATTAGCTTGGCGGTCAATGCTGTTTTGTTATCGTATGCATTAGATGTGTATATGAATACATCAGGAGTTAGCTTGCTAGTAGTTTGTGGGATAAGTGCCATTCTGTTTACGATCATTTCTTTATTACTCGTTAACGGCTTTAATGGAAAAACATATGCAGCTGTTATATCAACAATACTTGGAACGTTTATTTCCCTTCTGATTGCGATTATTGTGATGTGGGTAACTGCTGAAGAAGGACTTCGTTATGAGGAAATGCAATTTTTAACTCGGCCTCCTCAAACAGTGTTTATAGCGGGAGTATTGATTGGGTCATTAGGAGCGGTTATGGATGTTGCTATTACCATGTCTTCATCTGTATACGGTTTGTATGAAGAAAATCATAATATTTCAATTAAAGCTCTGAAAAAGTCAGGAATGGATATCGGAAAAGATATTATGGGGACGATGACAAATATTTTATTTTTCGCTTATGTAAGTGGCGCGATTACTATGCTCATACTATATTTTAAAAACTCATCTCCATTGACTTATACTTTATCTATTAATCTTTCTTTGGAATTGGCTCGTGCTCTAGCTGGTGGAATTGGTATAGTCTTAACGATTCCGATCGGTCTCTATACTTCTATATTGTTCATCAATCTTAGAAAAAGGACAAAATCATGA
- a CDS encoding YibE/F family protein — translation MNVLVCLAAILFLLMILIGGKKGARSFIALFLNFSVLFLATLFMTDPNADPILLTLIASTIISCITLFFINEVNMKTKTAFLSTIITLAILLFFIIFVTEHTMTQGFGEEIEELSIFSMYIGVDFVKIGASMIIMSTIGAITDVAISISSPMREILLHNPHISRYALFKFGLSIGRDILGTNTNTLFFAFFGGYLGLLIWFKDLNYSFGEIVNSKVFSAEMITILCAGIGIALIIPITSWITAFFFIRSRDHHQAK, via the coding sequence ATGAATGTTTTAGTATGTTTAGCCGCTATTTTATTTTTATTAATGATCCTTATAGGTGGAAAAAAAGGAGCACGTTCTTTTATTGCCTTATTTTTAAACTTTAGTGTACTCTTTTTAGCGACACTTTTTATGACAGATCCAAATGCTGATCCCATATTATTAACATTAATTGCAAGTACAATCATTAGTTGCATTACCTTGTTTTTTATCAATGAAGTAAATATGAAAACGAAAACAGCTTTTCTTTCTACAATTATCACTTTGGCTATACTTCTGTTCTTTATTATCTTCGTGACAGAACATACAATGACACAGGGCTTTGGGGAAGAAATAGAAGAGCTTAGTATCTTTTCTATGTATATTGGAGTAGACTTTGTGAAAATTGGTGCATCCATGATCATCATGAGTACTATAGGTGCTATTACAGATGTTGCGATTTCCATTTCGTCTCCAATGCGTGAAATCTTACTTCATAACCCACACATAAGCAGATACGCATTATTTAAATTTGGACTAAGTATCGGAAGAGATATTCTAGGCACAAACACAAACACATTGTTTTTCGCCTTTTTTGGAGGATATTTAGGACTGCTTATATGGTTTAAAGATTTAAATTATTCTTTTGGGGAAATTGTTAATTCAAAGGTATTTAGTGCCGAGATGATTACAATCCTTTGTGCCGGTATTGGAATCGCCTTAATCATTCCGATTACATCATGGATTACTGCTTTTTTCTTTATTAGATCAAGAGACCATCATCAGGCGAAGTAA
- the dfr gene encoding DfrD/DfrG/DfrK family trimethoprim-resistant dihydrofolate reductase, which yields MKVSLIVAMDQNRVIGYQNDIPWRIPRDWEYVKKVTKGHPIILGRKNSESIGRALPDRRNIILTRDKDFSFEGCEIVHSPEDVFELCKQENEMFIFGGEQIYKLFLPYVDKMYMTKIHHSFEGDTFFPEVNEKEWNEVSVKKGIKDDLNPYTYYFHVYVRK from the coding sequence TTGAAAGTTTCTTTAATCGTCGCGATGGATCAAAATAGAGTTATAGGATATCAAAATGACATTCCTTGGAGAATTCCACGAGACTGGGAATATGTGAAAAAGGTAACCAAGGGTCATCCAATTATATTAGGCAGAAAAAACTCAGAGTCAATCGGAAGAGCATTACCTGATAGAAGAAATATTATTTTAACTAGAGATAAAGACTTTTCTTTTGAAGGCTGTGAGATTGTTCATTCCCCAGAAGATGTTTTTGAATTATGTAAACAAGAAAACGAAATGTTTATTTTTGGGGGAGAACAAATTTATAAACTGTTTTTACCGTATGTGGATAAAATGTATATGACAAAAATCCATCATAGCTTTGAAGGAGATACATTTTTTCCGGAAGTTAATGAGAAGGAATGGAACGAGGTATCTGTTAAAAAAGGGATAAAGGATGACCTAAACCCGTATACTTATTATTTTCATGTGTATGTGAGAAAATAG
- a CDS encoding NUDIX domain-containing protein, translating into MNRGRSCAAIIKDHHILMVKEVYRDKTFWTLPGGGVEEGETYEEAVIREVREEVNLDVEVETCLFVGTYSHGEERCFLVRTVNDQKPSLGFDPEAGSEQTLSEVKWLSLVEMKDDLQVSRVIRALNLKY; encoded by the coding sequence ATGAATAGAGGAAGATCATGTGCTGCTATTATAAAGGATCATCATATTTTAATGGTTAAAGAGGTTTATCGGGATAAAACGTTTTGGACATTACCTGGAGGTGGAGTAGAAGAAGGAGAAACTTACGAAGAAGCGGTCATTCGTGAGGTGAGAGAAGAAGTAAATTTGGACGTGGAAGTAGAGACATGTTTATTTGTCGGAACCTATAGTCACGGAGAAGAAAGGTGTTTTTTAGTTCGCACAGTAAATGATCAAAAACCTTCTTTAGGTTTTGATCCTGAAGCTGGTAGTGAGCAAACTCTATCAGAGGTTAAATGGCTCTCATTAGTAGAGATGAAGGATGACTTACAAGTTTCAAGGGTTATTAGGGCATTAAATTTAAAATATTGA
- the hprK gene encoding HPr(Ser) kinase/phosphatase has product MKTLTVENLVKQFSLKVLTGVHNLQQPISQPRSHRPGLEFVGHFDFFPTERVQILGRKEINYLHKLSIEERQMRIGNIVKYHPPCFIVTARPEGLTYLTQYCIEENIPLLCTNEPETTSEFMMKLDSYMVKALAEEIAVHGVCVNVYGMGILIRGKSGVGKSETAHTLIGKGHRLVADDIVVLKKLSPRTILGTHDEKTKEFLSLRSIGLLNVVRLYGRKAFQDETRIALDIELKKWEKNSLNNELEHEPTFTDYMGVQVPHIEIQLQPGRDVAGLIEAAANNWLLKQQGYSAAEEFMKRLESEFN; this is encoded by the coding sequence TTGAAAACATTAACAGTTGAAAATTTGGTCAAACAATTTTCATTAAAAGTCTTAACTGGAGTCCATAACTTACAGCAACCTATTTCCCAACCAAGATCACACCGCCCAGGCTTGGAGTTTGTTGGTCATTTTGACTTTTTTCCAACTGAACGTGTTCAAATTCTTGGAAGAAAAGAAATTAACTATTTGCATAAGTTAAGTATAGAAGAACGTCAAATGAGAATTGGAAATATTGTTAAATACCATCCACCATGTTTTATTGTTACAGCTCGACCAGAAGGCTTAACATATTTGACTCAATATTGCATTGAAGAAAACATCCCCTTGTTATGCACAAACGAGCCAGAAACAACTTCTGAATTTATGATGAAGCTTGATTCTTATATGGTAAAAGCACTCGCTGAGGAAATTGCTGTACACGGCGTATGCGTGAATGTATATGGTATGGGGATTTTAATCCGAGGTAAATCAGGTGTTGGTAAAAGCGAAACAGCACACACATTAATAGGTAAAGGTCATCGACTTGTAGCTGATGATATTGTTGTATTAAAAAAGCTTAGTCCCCGAACAATCCTTGGGACTCATGATGAAAAAACAAAGGAATTTCTATCACTTCGTAGTATCGGGCTATTAAATGTTGTCCGCTTATACGGCAGAAAAGCATTCCAAGATGAAACTCGAATTGCACTTGATATTGAATTGAAGAAATGGGAAAAAAATTCACTTAATAATGAATTAGAGCATGAACCTACTTTTACTGATTATATGGGTGTTCAAGTTCCACATATTGAAATCCAGCTTCAACCAGGTAGAGATGTAGCGGGATTAATTGAGGCTGCTGCAAACAATTGGCTTTTAAAGCAACAAGGTTATAGTGCAGCAGAAGAGTTTATGAAACGACTTGAGTCGGAATTTAATTAA